A single window of Yoonia sp. GPGPB17 DNA harbors:
- a CDS encoding HalD/BesD family halogenase produces the protein MSNVSNAADDLCGNMSVGFDLESDLTPHRILTKNLIRHNDYKLLADAREAYGACGYAALPGFLEKPAVVTLTDELTRLREKAMRKDFSMPGYESPRNMAVLSGRQISRESPLIFSLYFHHAIRDMIAEITQSSVYSCSHEGEFLVANMLEQPGDTHGWHIDDPAFALVICLKSAPADAGGEVQFIPDWVDLCASHRRSPSENIDDLVTECHASGLVKTDQLEAGDAYLLNAGDNLHRVMPLTRSGVSRWVVNLGFQSVPYQTYGTTADALYS, from the coding sequence ATGAGCAATGTGTCAAATGCAGCGGATGATTTATGCGGAAATATGAGTGTGGGTTTCGATTTGGAATCTGACCTCACTCCGCACAGGATTCTAACTAAAAACCTTATTCGACATAATGACTATAAGCTTCTTGCAGATGCACGGGAAGCGTATGGAGCTTGTGGCTATGCGGCTCTGCCTGGTTTTCTCGAGAAACCAGCTGTCGTGACTTTGACTGATGAACTCACGCGGCTACGCGAGAAAGCGATGCGAAAAGATTTTTCGATGCCAGGCTATGAAAGCCCACGCAATATGGCAGTGCTTAGCGGAAGACAAATTTCCAGGGAATCGCCGTTGATATTCAGCCTATATTTTCATCATGCCATCCGCGACATGATCGCCGAAATCACACAGTCGTCTGTATATAGTTGCTCGCATGAGGGTGAATTTCTGGTCGCCAATATGCTGGAACAACCAGGTGATACCCACGGTTGGCACATAGATGATCCCGCATTTGCCTTAGTAATCTGTCTAAAGAGCGCCCCCGCTGATGCAGGTGGGGAAGTTCAATTTATTCCGGATTGGGTAGACCTTTGCGCTAGTCACCGGCGCTCTCCAAGCGAAAATATCGATGATCTAGTGACCGAATGCCATGCGAGTGGTCTGGTGAAGACTGATCAACTTGAAGCAGGTGACGCCTACCTCTTAAACGCTGGTGACAATTTACATCGCGTCATGCCTTTGACGCGATCTGGCGTAAGCCGTTGGGTTGTTAATCTTGGGTTTCAGAGTGTGCCCTACCAGACCTATGGCACTACAGCAGATGCACTTTACAGTTGA
- a CDS encoding MFS transporter, whose amino-acid sequence MAGLAIAAAALVGFALTENLIFWFFLRFVLGYCVNTIYVLGEAWLNAAANDRVRGRVTGVYGAGMSFGFAIGPLGIAVFGTEDGLAFSICASFVALVAMLFAILARRAKAEPEPVILREIGAFFTLSPHLIVLVIIFGIFDSTAIAILPLYFVNEGLTQGEAAIFVTVIHVGMIVAQPALGWLLDRVNRWAVAIGCLAATSLSFFVLLYIPVSSSLLWLVSAAAGAAFFGVYTSALTLLGQNHTGSTLVAGSAAFAMAYALGGIAGPATTGALLAINASWAFWFLIAVSTCAAAILWRKLGRS is encoded by the coding sequence GTGGCAGGATTGGCTATAGCAGCTGCAGCGCTGGTCGGATTCGCGCTGACGGAGAACTTGATCTTTTGGTTTTTTCTGCGGTTCGTCCTCGGCTATTGCGTGAACACAATTTACGTCCTAGGCGAAGCTTGGTTGAACGCTGCTGCGAATGACAGAGTTCGCGGGAGAGTTACAGGTGTCTACGGTGCTGGAATGTCTTTCGGGTTTGCAATAGGCCCGCTTGGCATAGCTGTTTTTGGCACAGAAGACGGCCTCGCGTTCTCGATATGCGCATCATTCGTCGCACTTGTAGCGATGCTGTTTGCGATATTGGCCCGGCGTGCAAAAGCGGAGCCAGAACCTGTGATCTTGCGCGAGATCGGGGCTTTTTTCACGTTGTCGCCTCACTTGATAGTCCTAGTCATTATTTTCGGCATATTCGACAGTACGGCAATTGCAATTCTGCCGCTTTATTTTGTCAATGAAGGTCTAACTCAGGGCGAGGCAGCGATCTTTGTCACAGTAATCCATGTCGGCATGATAGTTGCGCAACCCGCACTTGGCTGGCTGTTAGACCGAGTGAACCGGTGGGCGGTCGCTATCGGATGCCTCGCCGCTACCAGTTTAAGCTTTTTCGTGCTTCTCTACATACCAGTCTCTAGCTCTTTACTCTGGTTGGTCTCAGCTGCGGCTGGAGCCGCATTTTTCGGCGTCTACACGTCAGCCCTAACGCTTCTCGGACAAAACCACACGGGCAGTACGTTGGTAGCTGGGAGTGCTGCTTTCGCCATGGCATATGCGCTCGGCGGAATTGCCGGGCCCGCTACTACAGGTGCGCTATTGGCCATCAACGCCAGTTGGGCATTTTGGTTTCTTATCGCGGTTAGCACGTGCGCGGCTGCAATTTTGTGGCGGAAGCTGGGGCGTTCATAG
- a CDS encoding LysR family transcriptional regulator, with amino-acid sequence MAGYPSTTALQMFLEAARRESFSKSAHPLGVTPAAISRQISALESQLGVMLFERGNRCVRLTEAGRRYQHVAARVISLLQEGGKYIEQDADPKSLRIRVDAAFYVFFLQPRITNLVHAVPELVLDIINTSPVRCDQDKGAQAWITYGQPILDRESRVERLFDFNYFPVGAPDILSSIADPIGTLTLFHDLQRTSWAPILDLQGAGRKKLPVVFGQYTICLDAAIAGCGLALGNDFHCADALSDERLMAVGNIQLPAHSSYWFVIDERLVVDETALAFRTWLFDELQQVRSVLSR; translated from the coding sequence ATGGCAGGTTACCCCTCAACAACAGCTCTACAAATGTTTCTCGAGGCTGCGCGCCGGGAGAGTTTTTCCAAGAGCGCACACCCGCTTGGAGTAACGCCAGCCGCGATCAGTCGCCAGATCAGCGCGCTCGAAAGTCAGTTGGGCGTCATGCTTTTTGAGCGTGGTAATCGTTGCGTCCGTCTTACCGAAGCCGGGCGGCGTTATCAGCATGTTGCAGCGCGCGTGATCTCGCTCTTACAAGAAGGGGGCAAGTACATTGAGCAGGACGCGGACCCCAAAAGTCTACGGATCAGGGTTGATGCAGCTTTCTACGTTTTCTTTCTCCAGCCGCGGATAACTAATCTAGTGCATGCCGTACCAGAATTGGTCCTAGATATCATCAATACCAGTCCCGTTCGATGCGATCAGGACAAGGGCGCGCAAGCTTGGATTACCTACGGTCAGCCAATCCTCGACCGCGAAAGCAGGGTTGAGCGGCTATTCGATTTCAACTATTTTCCAGTGGGCGCTCCAGATATTTTGAGTAGCATAGCCGATCCGATCGGGACGTTAACCCTGTTTCATGATCTACAGCGGACGTCTTGGGCCCCAATTCTTGACCTCCAGGGTGCGGGGCGCAAAAAGCTACCAGTGGTGTTTGGTCAATACACGATCTGTTTGGATGCGGCAATTGCAGGGTGTGGCTTGGCCTTGGGCAATGATTTTCACTGCGCCGATGCACTTTCCGACGAACGACTGATGGCTGTAGGTAACATCCAGTTACCCGCGCATTCCTCATATTGGTTTGTAATTGATGAGAGATTGGTTGTTGATGAGACAGCGCTCGCTTTTCGCACTTGGCTTTTTGACGAGTTGCAGCAGGTCCGTAGTGTTCTGAGCAGATGA
- a CDS encoding MFS transporter — translation MDRALNWGELLADGRGLRISAVLAVIVLHAGGNYAAVTLAPAMVAEVGGGELIGALTALFNITTVLAAAASGPLAARYGMKWLWWIMTGLALSGALLSAAAGTMLWIAVGRAVAGFGGGGLLALGFVALHSETSPAAFPKISAISGAFWIGAAFSGPLVGGLFTDFLGWRPAFIVFGVGMLIYGFANARTMARVETERSTERFPITSFTAFGIGIGLISFAPQFDRGAAALIAFVGLIALTAAIWRERSHVPRMFPKRAFRLRTMQGSAIAAKTVLGASAMSILVFGPLVLTQVHGHSATFAGALVLIETIGWSVASFAIVSIPGGRYVALAGPFLTLAGLIGCYVFLIGGHLIGAAFSFAACGFGLGMIWPFLGEQMVAGDLDGEKTKTMAMVSSVETLGFAIGGALVGLVGAFVAGGTIDDRASILRAASAGIMFSMPFALIGGVAAVRALRGRSVEFICAFEACAKRGEAVVTITRFPYEGLGRCEAVVSDGLVYAVATDPHCADGILAQTRNALDELSSILEKAGSGRPGLLQATVFLSDVKQKQEMDTIWIDWIGPKTNWPQRACVGVDLEDGCLIEIVVTAKVLRSSPQ, via the coding sequence ATGGACCGCGCTCTCAACTGGGGCGAACTTCTCGCCGATGGCAGGGGACTTCGTATCAGCGCGGTCCTTGCGGTCATTGTTTTGCACGCTGGCGGAAACTATGCCGCCGTCACGCTTGCACCGGCGATGGTTGCGGAAGTGGGCGGCGGGGAACTCATCGGTGCTTTGACCGCACTCTTTAACATCACAACGGTTCTTGCGGCAGCAGCGAGTGGCCCGTTGGCCGCGCGATATGGCATGAAATGGCTTTGGTGGATCATGACGGGACTGGCGTTGTCTGGTGCGCTGCTTTCAGCCGCTGCAGGTACCATGTTATGGATCGCGGTTGGTCGTGCCGTTGCCGGTTTTGGAGGCGGCGGTCTGCTCGCTCTCGGATTTGTCGCTCTGCACTCGGAAACAAGCCCGGCTGCGTTCCCCAAAATCTCGGCAATATCTGGCGCGTTCTGGATCGGAGCTGCGTTTTCTGGTCCGTTGGTCGGAGGCCTGTTCACGGATTTCTTAGGCTGGCGTCCGGCGTTCATTGTCTTTGGCGTTGGTATGCTGATTTACGGATTTGCCAATGCGAGAACCATGGCAAGGGTCGAAACTGAGCGCAGCACAGAACGGTTTCCAATAACGTCGTTTACGGCCTTTGGCATAGGAATTGGGCTGATAAGCTTCGCGCCCCAATTCGACCGCGGCGCTGCGGCGCTTATCGCTTTCGTTGGACTTATCGCACTCACTGCAGCTATCTGGCGTGAAAGATCACATGTGCCGCGCATGTTCCCGAAACGCGCTTTTCGACTCCGAACGATGCAGGGAAGCGCGATTGCGGCAAAGACAGTTCTTGGGGCGAGTGCGATGAGCATTCTCGTCTTCGGCCCACTTGTTTTGACGCAAGTTCACGGACACAGCGCCACATTCGCCGGGGCGTTAGTGCTGATCGAAACCATTGGCTGGTCGGTTGCTTCTTTCGCAATCGTGAGCATTCCTGGGGGACGGTATGTTGCCTTGGCCGGTCCTTTCCTCACGCTTGCCGGTTTGATTGGATGCTATGTCTTTCTGATCGGCGGTCACTTGATCGGCGCAGCATTCTCCTTCGCCGCGTGCGGTTTTGGCCTCGGTATGATTTGGCCGTTTCTGGGTGAACAAATGGTCGCGGGTGATCTAGACGGTGAAAAGACTAAGACCATGGCCATGGTTTCCAGTGTCGAGACCCTTGGATTTGCCATTGGTGGAGCCTTGGTTGGCCTCGTGGGTGCATTCGTTGCTGGGGGTACCATCGATGACAGAGCGTCGATTCTCAGGGCCGCGAGCGCAGGTATTATGTTTTCGATGCCATTCGCGCTGATCGGTGGCGTGGCGGCCGTTCGGGCCTTGCGGGGAAGGTCAGTTGAATTCATCTGCGCCTTTGAAGCTTGCGCAAAAAGGGGAGAAGCAGTCGTGACCATAACTCGGTTTCCATATGAAGGACTGGGCCGCTGCGAGGCCGTCGTATCGGATGGACTGGTCTATGCGGTTGCGACGGATCCGCACTGTGCGGATGGAATCCTTGCGCAGACCAGGAATGCGTTGGATGAGCTCAGCAGTATTCTTGAGAAGGCGGGCAGCGGTCGACCAGGGCTACTTCAGGCCACGGTTTTTCTCAGCGACGTCAAACAAAAGCAGGAAATGGATACGATTTGGATCGATTGGATCGGACCAAAAACAAATTGGCCGCAACGCGCCTGCGTTGGCGTTGATCTCGAAGATGGTTGCTTGATCGAAATCGTAGTGACCGCAAAAGTGCTCAGGTCATCGCCTCAATAG
- a CDS encoding LysR family transcriptional regulator, whose protein sequence is MFVEAAERESFAGAADALNVTQAAVSKQMASLEDRLETALFSRRHRSVVVTAAGRAYLPVARRVLALLDAGLNEASGLSARRAITVEVDIEFLDLVLAPRLLRLQAEIPDTDVIFVPTIPGRHKPQSDLAITYGHPRADAASVERLCGFTVFPVVSPSLLETSAKPFETLCLLHDVDTYWWDTFLRAQKVLRYDQGFVLGSGALAIRAALAGQGIAIGDNVLCCDALQRGDLVQIGTATFPGRDDYWISEHPNMQEDPVTALLRNWLKAETAQTIGRTQHARVS, encoded by the coding sequence ATGTTCGTGGAAGCTGCGGAGCGAGAAAGCTTTGCTGGTGCGGCAGACGCACTGAACGTCACGCAGGCAGCGGTCAGCAAGCAGATGGCGAGCCTCGAAGACCGTTTAGAGACAGCCCTTTTTTCTCGGAGACATCGTTCGGTTGTCGTAACAGCAGCTGGTCGGGCGTATTTGCCAGTCGCCCGGCGTGTTCTGGCATTGCTTGACGCTGGGCTCAATGAAGCTTCAGGTCTGTCGGCACGTCGAGCGATTACGGTCGAAGTTGATATTGAATTTCTCGATCTTGTGCTGGCCCCAAGGCTACTGCGACTGCAGGCCGAAATACCCGATACCGATGTGATATTCGTTCCAACTATCCCGGGGCGGCACAAGCCGCAAAGCGATCTGGCAATCACGTATGGGCATCCACGTGCGGATGCCGCCTCTGTCGAGCGCCTCTGCGGCTTTACTGTTTTTCCCGTTGTGAGCCCTTCACTCCTCGAAACTTCGGCGAAACCTTTCGAAACACTCTGTCTTCTCCACGATGTCGACACCTACTGGTGGGATACCTTCTTGCGCGCACAAAAGGTTCTCCGGTACGACCAAGGTTTCGTTCTGGGAAGCGGCGCGCTTGCAATCCGCGCCGCCTTGGCCGGACAAGGTATCGCCATCGGTGACAATGTGCTTTGTTGTGACGCCTTGCAGCGCGGTGATCTGGTTCAAATCGGAACGGCTACTTTTCCTGGTCGCGATGACTACTGGATATCCGAGCATCCCAACATGCAAGAAGACCCAGTCACAGCGCTTCTCCGAAACTGGTTGAAAGCCGAGACGGCACAAACGATTGGTAGAACGCAACACGCTAGAGTGAGTTGA
- a CDS encoding CBS domain-containing protein codes for MPKEAVRPGNRLMDRPEYKSKQKPLTRSSDTTVLNAVSAMAEKNYGSVIVVDPDNKVIGVVTERDVMNKVVGKELDPKTTQLSAIMTKDPRVARESDDLLDWLRIMSNERFRRLPVVDDDGRITAIFTQGDFVSYTWPDLIYQMKSIATATVIKNWPWFLIGGGITLYSIVMVIVIGLVN; via the coding sequence ATGCCAAAAGAAGCTGTACGCCCCGGAAACCGCTTGATGGACCGCCCGGAATACAAGTCAAAACAGAAGCCTTTGACCCGGTCATCGGATACAACGGTCCTTAATGCAGTGTCCGCGATGGCGGAAAAGAACTATGGCTCTGTAATTGTTGTCGACCCCGATAACAAAGTCATCGGCGTGGTGACAGAGCGTGATGTAATGAACAAGGTCGTTGGCAAGGAACTAGATCCCAAAACCACGCAGCTATCCGCTATTATGACAAAAGATCCACGGGTGGCGCGGGAGTCGGATGATTTGCTTGATTGGCTCCGGATCATGTCCAACGAACGGTTTCGGCGCTTGCCAGTGGTCGATGATGATGGGCGCATCACTGCCATATTCACCCAGGGTGACTTTGTGTCCTACACATGGCCTGACTTGATCTATCAAATGAAGTCGATTGCGACAGCGACGGTCATCAAGAATTGGCCCTGGTTCCTGATCGGGGGCGGTATCACGCTCTATTCTATCGTCATGGTCATTGTGATCGGTCTAGTCAATTGA
- a CDS encoding DUF2461 family protein codes for MVEPETFAFLSNLAANNRKAWMDEHRAERDDALHNFTGIAITLHDYADRFDPYVAQARVKPKQNYTKFFQEPRERVGRAFSAPMWMYLPMPVISQKALVIICTSSQRIVTRGPHFSSHLRLPLRGFASA; via the coding sequence ATGGTAGAGCCAGAAACATTTGCGTTCCTTTCCAATCTCGCAGCGAATAATCGCAAGGCATGGATGGATGAGCATCGCGCCGAACGTGACGATGCTTTGCATAATTTCACCGGCATAGCCATTACATTGCACGACTATGCTGATCGCTTTGATCCTTACGTCGCGCAAGCGCGGGTTAAACCAAAGCAAAACTACACAAAGTTCTTTCAGGAACCACGTGAGCGTGTTGGGCGTGCTTTTTCCGCGCCGATGTGGATGTATTTGCCAATGCCGGTGATTTCTCAGAAAGCGTTGGTTATTATCTGCACATCGAGCCAGAGAATTGTTACGCGGGGGCCGCACTTTTCCAGCCATCTAAGGTTGCCCTTGCGAGGCTTCGCCAGCGCCTGA
- a CDS encoding DUF2461 family protein — MEPENCYAGAALFQPSKVALARLRQRLINDPEGLADILTDTEFKETFPDGVVTRKAFDIVPDGFESSHPVAPYLKMVGLGCRHDLPDGLLLEDTAIDTLIDIFSTARQLVRYFD; from the coding sequence ATCGAGCCAGAGAATTGTTACGCGGGGGCCGCACTTTTCCAGCCATCTAAGGTTGCCCTTGCGAGGCTTCGCCAGCGCCTGATTAATGACCCCGAAGGCTTGGCCGATATCTTGACCGATACGGAGTTCAAAGAGACTTTTCCGGACGGCGTGGTGACACGCAAGGCGTTCGACATAGTTCCGGATGGTTTTGAAAGTAGTCATCCAGTCGCACCCTATTTGAAAATGGTTGGTCTAGGATGCCGCCATGATTTGCCTGACGGACTGCTGCTTGAAGATACGGCAATAGATACGCTGATTGATATCTTTAGCACTGCTCGGCAGTTGGTACGTTACTTTGATTGA
- a CDS encoding 3-oxoacyl-ACP reductase — MSKALKEQTVLVTGAGRGLGAAIARAFAREGARVVINYRNSKAAAEELATDLGDRTVALQADVQDADAVKQMVKHAEKAVGPITTFIHNALADYSFNGDARSTVETLSAAEMLSQHSTAVLGALNVIQATAPGMANSGFGRVVTIGTNLFQNPVVPYHDYTSAKAALLALTRTMAAELGPKGITVNMVSGGLLRTTDASASTPQEVFDYIAGVTPLRSVVTPEEAADAVLFFASPWARAVTGQNLVVDGGLVFG, encoded by the coding sequence ATGAGTAAGGCCCTAAAGGAACAGACCGTCTTGGTGACAGGCGCGGGCCGGGGATTGGGTGCCGCAATCGCGCGGGCATTCGCCCGAGAAGGTGCGCGGGTGGTGATCAACTATCGCAACAGCAAAGCGGCTGCAGAAGAACTTGCGACTGACTTGGGGGATCGTACTGTTGCTTTGCAGGCCGACGTACAAGATGCCGACGCAGTAAAGCAGATGGTCAAGCATGCAGAGAAGGCGGTTGGCCCGATTACGACCTTCATTCACAACGCCTTGGCTGACTACAGCTTCAACGGGGATGCGCGGTCCACCGTCGAGACCCTAAGCGCCGCTGAAATGCTCTCGCAACACAGCACTGCGGTGCTTGGCGCGCTGAATGTCATCCAAGCCACCGCTCCGGGGATGGCAAATTCGGGCTTTGGGCGGGTTGTCACGATCGGCACGAACCTCTTCCAAAACCCTGTCGTGCCCTATCACGACTATACCTCCGCGAAGGCCGCTCTGCTCGCGTTGACGCGCACCATGGCGGCCGAGCTCGGGCCAAAAGGCATTACGGTCAACATGGTATCCGGGGGTCTGTTAAGGACGACCGATGCCAGTGCTTCAACACCGCAGGAAGTCTTTGACTACATCGCGGGCGTTACGCCCCTGCGCTCGGTGGTGACCCCGGAAGAGGCCGCAGACGCGGTCTTGTTTTTTGCGAGTCCCTGGGCACGCGCTGTGACTGGCCAAAACCTCGTCGTTGACGGAGGTTTGGTGTTCGGGTGA
- the thiD gene encoding bifunctional hydroxymethylpyrimidine kinase/phosphomethylpyrimidine kinase has translation MIRNVLTIAGSDPSGGAGVQADLKAFAANGVYGLAAITALTAQNTQGVSGVELIAPSFVKAQIAAVFADVRIDAVKVGMIATSEIAVAVAQALSNHQDIPIVLDPVMVAKGGAPLLQDDAMEALRVSLLPLATVLTPNLPEAARLLNRREAATRDAMAAHARDLSDLGPNVTLVKGGHLNGDQSPDVLWDGIHLHWFEAARMQTRNTHGTGCSLSSAIAAQLAKGLVPSAAVAAAKQYISGAIAAADLLTVGRGNGPVHHFYSLWKEKT, from the coding sequence ATGATCAGAAACGTTCTGACCATTGCTGGTTCCGACCCTTCCGGGGGTGCTGGTGTCCAGGCTGACTTGAAGGCCTTTGCAGCCAACGGGGTGTATGGATTGGCGGCCATAACGGCTTTGACCGCGCAGAATACCCAAGGCGTCAGCGGCGTCGAATTGATCGCACCGTCGTTCGTCAAGGCACAGATCGCCGCCGTTTTTGCCGACGTCCGCATAGATGCCGTTAAGGTCGGCATGATCGCAACCTCAGAGATCGCAGTAGCGGTTGCGCAGGCCTTGTCTAATCATCAAGACATCCCAATCGTGCTTGATCCGGTGATGGTCGCTAAAGGTGGCGCGCCGCTGTTGCAAGACGATGCGATGGAGGCATTGCGCGTGTCACTGTTGCCCCTGGCCACGGTCTTGACCCCAAACCTGCCAGAAGCCGCGCGTCTGCTGAACCGACGCGAAGCTGCTACCCGCGACGCAATGGCCGCCCATGCACGCGATCTGTCGGATTTGGGTCCAAATGTCACGCTGGTGAAAGGCGGCCACCTGAACGGGGACCAAAGCCCCGACGTTCTGTGGGATGGCATACATCTCCACTGGTTCGAAGCTGCGCGCATGCAAACCAGGAATACGCATGGCACAGGCTGTAGCCTGTCGTCAGCGATTGCAGCGCAGCTCGCCAAAGGTCTGGTGCCAAGTGCGGCCGTTGCCGCAGCGAAGCAGTACATCTCAGGCGCGATTGCTGCGGCTGATCTCCTGACAGTCGGACGAGGTAACGGGCCGGTCCATCATTTCTACAGTCTTTGGAAGGAAAAAACATGA
- the thiE gene encoding thiamine phosphate synthase, with translation MELIPRSLRLYLVTDPNLCPGPALIETVAAAVRGGVSFVQLRDKEASTQSRVEAARALKRVLAGKGIPLVINDDLEAAVAADVDGVHIGQDDVIPAFARKRLGPDKIIGLSCETPEQVVSADPDLADYLGLGTVFQTTTKADHKPTIGLSSLAEMARLARLPTVAIGGLKREHVADVLRAGCNGVAVVSAICGQPDPERAAHNLSHALNTTAGLSI, from the coding sequence ATGGAACTGATTCCACGCAGCCTTCGGTTGTATCTGGTGACGGACCCGAACCTTTGCCCCGGACCTGCGTTGATCGAGACGGTCGCAGCTGCGGTTCGCGGCGGCGTCAGCTTTGTGCAGCTGCGCGACAAGGAGGCCTCGACCCAAAGCCGCGTCGAAGCCGCGCGCGCGCTGAAACGCGTATTGGCAGGCAAAGGCATTCCACTTGTCATCAACGATGATCTTGAGGCAGCGGTCGCAGCAGACGTGGATGGTGTGCATATCGGCCAAGATGACGTCATTCCCGCATTCGCGCGGAAGCGTTTGGGACCGGACAAGATCATCGGCCTGTCTTGCGAGACGCCAGAACAGGTCGTGTCAGCAGACCCTGACCTTGCTGACTACCTCGGCCTTGGCACCGTTTTTCAGACTACGACCAAGGCGGATCACAAGCCAACGATTGGCCTGTCTAGTCTGGCCGAAATGGCGCGGTTGGCGCGGTTGCCAACAGTGGCCATTGGCGGATTGAAGCGCGAGCATGTGGCCGATGTCCTGCGGGCCGGATGCAACGGGGTCGCCGTGGTTTCCGCGATTTGTGGTCAACCCGATCCGGAACGCGCAGCGCACAACCTCAGCCATGCTTTGAATACAACAGCTGGACTTTCGATATGA
- the thiM gene encoding hydroxyethylthiazole kinase: MQPNAALDALRTQSPLVHCITNYVAMNIAANVTLAAGASPAMIHAPEEVADFALIAGALTINIGTLSTPWLESMKAAAVAANAAKVPWVLDPVAHFATPYRAKAALDLLAIKPSIVRGNASEIIALAGGAGSGKGADSGDRVSDAQRSARALAVRHDCIVAVSGPVDFITDGKRSASITGGSDIMPTVTALGCALTALVGAYAAIAPRFEATIAAFVHFAEAGERAGAETSGPGSFSVAFLDTLHALQTGDLLETRVSWN; this comes from the coding sequence ATGCAACCCAATGCAGCCCTCGACGCGTTACGAACGCAATCGCCGCTTGTCCACTGCATCACGAACTACGTCGCCATGAACATCGCTGCGAATGTCACGCTGGCTGCAGGCGCATCGCCTGCCATGATCCATGCGCCTGAAGAAGTTGCGGATTTTGCCCTGATCGCAGGGGCTTTGACAATCAATATCGGCACTTTGTCCACCCCTTGGCTGGAAAGCATGAAAGCCGCCGCCGTCGCAGCAAATGCGGCCAAAGTGCCGTGGGTGCTGGATCCCGTCGCCCATTTCGCAACGCCCTATCGTGCCAAAGCAGCCCTTGATCTTCTTGCGATCAAACCCAGTATTGTTCGAGGGAATGCGTCGGAAATCATCGCTCTCGCAGGCGGAGCCGGGTCTGGCAAAGGCGCCGACAGTGGCGATCGCGTGAGCGACGCACAGCGTTCCGCCCGGGCCCTTGCAGTGCGCCATGACTGCATCGTGGCAGTCTCAGGCCCGGTTGATTTCATCACCGACGGCAAACGAAGCGCAAGTATCACCGGTGGTTCGGACATCATGCCAACCGTGACAGCCTTGGGATGTGCGCTAACAGCTTTGGTTGGTGCCTATGCTGCCATAGCACCCAGGTTCGAGGCGACAATTGCAGCGTTCGTGCACTTTGCTGAAGCGGGGGAGCGGGCAGGTGCTGAAACATCGGGGCCCGGCAGCTTTTCGGTCGCCTTCTTGGATACGCTTCACGCGCTACAAACCGGTGATCTTCTGGAGACGCGTGTGTCATGGAACTGA
- a CDS encoding NAD(P)/FAD-dependent oxidoreductase has protein sequence MVGPTAKTAVIGAGMAGLTCARELMQRGVDVVVFDKGRGLGGRMATRRAEGGFQFDHGAQYVTPQSDGFSAMLKQAEAAGVVARWPQDREKPAYVGVPGMTGLAKHLGNGLTIRKETRIESIVKSNGRWKLIWQGGDETFDRVVITALAPQIGALLPDAHPFNASLKTVEMTPCLTLMVGLPGDVELPFVSRRAPEADLKWIVCDSAKPGRPDATCIVAHASRDWSMRHLELDRDAFAKLMLPLLCTALGISAVITPAYLSGHRWRYAFVSRPLGRTYLADEEETLFAGGDWCLGAKAEDAWVSGQAIAATIAKRV, from the coding sequence TTGGTAGGGCCGACCGCCAAAACGGCTGTCATCGGCGCAGGTATGGCTGGTCTGACCTGCGCGCGGGAATTGATGCAGCGCGGCGTAGATGTGGTGGTTTTTGACAAGGGTCGGGGACTGGGCGGCAGGATGGCAACGCGCCGCGCGGAGGGCGGTTTCCAATTTGATCACGGTGCCCAGTACGTTACACCGCAAAGCGATGGCTTTTCCGCGATGTTGAAGCAAGCCGAAGCCGCTGGTGTCGTGGCACGCTGGCCGCAAGATCGTGAAAAACCGGCGTATGTCGGTGTCCCCGGGATGACCGGCTTGGCAAAGCATCTGGGAAACGGCCTGACGATCCGAAAAGAAACCCGCATAGAGAGTATCGTGAAATCGAATGGTCGCTGGAAATTGATTTGGCAAGGCGGCGATGAGACGTTCGATCGGGTGGTCATCACCGCGCTTGCGCCTCAGATCGGCGCGCTCTTGCCCGACGCGCATCCCTTCAACGCCTCCCTGAAAACGGTCGAAATGACACCGTGTCTGACGCTGATGGTCGGACTGCCCGGTGATGTTGAACTGCCCTTTGTGTCGCGCCGCGCTCCGGAAGCGGACCTAAAGTGGATTGTGTGTGACAGTGCAAAGCCGGGTCGGCCGGATGCGACGTGCATTGTCGCGCATGCCAGCCGCGATTGGAGTATGCGGCATCTGGAATTGGATCGGGACGCTTTTGCCAAACTTATGCTGCCGCTTCTGTGCACGGCACTTGGTATCAGTGCTGTGATCACTCCGGCCTATTTGTCAGGACACCGTTGGCGGTACGCGTTTGTGTCCCGACCGCTCGGGCGTACCTATCTAGCCGACGAGGAGGAGACGCTATTCGCTGGTGGCGACTGGTGTCTTGGTGCGAAAGCCGAAGATGCCTGGGTTAGTGGGCAGGCCATTGCAGCGACGATCGCAAAACGGGTCTGA